From a single Raphanus sativus cultivar WK10039 chromosome 3, ASM80110v3, whole genome shotgun sequence genomic region:
- the LOC108846554 gene encoding probable FBD-associated F-box protein At1g32375 encodes MLVTLKLKSMVLVDDVASPVSFSSLKILSLDNIKYPGGDESVNRLLTNCPVLEDLFVDRCPDGDNVTVFTVRVPSLKILTMCNKQKTSDDAERVVIDTPSLETLTFDDFTGCVFETEMPNILKADIDIMNNHSEKILCSITPVKDLLLCLYSSKDTYSGGCAFHRLVDFTLCRCDKQWLNLLMCVLRGSPKLRGLKLDQYHGSQANQPSPCWSEPSLVPECLLSSLEILEWADYEGTKEEKEVVEYILRNGSCLKRVTISSKPTDPEEKLEMIKELALSFRRSPVCQLVFN; translated from the exons ATGCTTGTGACGTTGAAACTTAAAAGCATGGTTCTTGTTGATGATGTTGCTTCACCGGTGTCTTTCTCATCTCTCAAGATATTGAGTCTTGATAACATCAAATACCCAGGTGGTGATGAATCTGTCAACAGGCTTTTAACTAATTGTCCTGTTCTTGAAGACTTGTTTGTGGATCGATGTCCTGATGGTGATAACGTTACCGTTTTCACCGTTAGAGTGCCTTCTCTAAAGATATTAACTATgtgtaacaaacaaaaaactagCGATGATGCAGAAAGGGTTGTGATAGATACTCCTTCTTTGGAGACGTTGACTTTCGATGATTTTACTGGCTGTGTCTTTGAGACTGAAATGCCTAACATTTTAAAGGCAGATATTGACATTATGAATAATCACTCTGAGAAGATTCTGTGTTCTATCACTCCAGTCAAGGATCTCCTTTTATGTTTATATTCCTCAAAG GATACATATTCTGGTGGCTGTGCCTTCCACCGTCTGGTAGATTTTACACTATGCAGATGTGACAAGCAGTGGTTGAACCTACTCATGTGTGTGCTTAGAGGTTCACCTAAATTACGAGGTCTCAAACTTGATCAG TACCATGGCTCTCAGGCTAATCAACCGAGCCCATGTTGGAGTGAACCGAGCTTAGTTCCCGAATGTTTGTTATCGAGTCTTGAAATTCTGGAATGGGCAGATTATGAAggaacaaaagaagagaaagaagtggTGGAATATATCCTAAGAAACGGTAGCTGTTTGAAAAGGGTGACTATCTCCTCCAAACCCACTGACCCAGAAGAGAAACTTGAGATGATTAAGGAGTTGGCATTGTCGTTCAGGCGTTCACCTGTCTGCCAGCTTGTATTCAACTGA
- the LOC108845912 gene encoding probable FBD-associated F-box protein At1g32375 yields MDRISQLPDHLLLKILSFLPTTKEVVATMVLSKRWQFLWTLVPRLVYDDIHQNTTKETFSKFVDRSLLLHEAPVLDYVRFKLGEKSSDVDDIGVWARTVARRHVRELFIEIDRSSFPTTAILPKSFYTVSGMLVTLKLNNMVLADDVSSPVSFPSLKKLSLDNIKYPGGDKYVNRLLSNCPLLEDLHVDRWTDDNVTVFNVRVPSLKILYMRDIKDSYGGEMLVIDAPSLETFTIDDSSGVCVVKNQMPNIVTADFDFFDSRSWKILSSITQVKDLCLCLSFPRNAYPNGWVFHRLVNFKLCRCKPLWLNLLMCVLRDSPKLRTLKLYQKQGYQAHQPNPIWSELSLVPECLLTSLETLEWTNYEGTKEEKEVVEFILRNGRCLKKVTISSKPTDSDKKLEMIKELALSFRRSPVCQLVFD; encoded by the exons ATGGATAGGATAAGTCAGCTCCCTGATCATCTTCTTTTGAAGATTTTGTCGTTTCTGCCTACAACTAAAGAAGTTGTGGCCACGATGGTTTTGTCTAAGCGGTGGCAGTTTCTATGGACGCTTGTGCCAAGACTAGTATACGATGATATCCATCAGAATACCACGAAAGAAACTTTCTCGAAGTTTGTAGACAGATCATTGCTTTTGCACGAGGCTCCAGTTCTAGACTATGTGCGTTTCAAGCTTGGTGAAAAGTCTAGTGATGTTGATGATATTGGAGTGTGGGCTAGAACTGTAGCTAGACGCCATGTGCGCGAGCTGTTTATCGAGATTGATAGATCTTCGTTTCCAACTACAGCCATCCTTCCAAAGAGTTTTTACACGGTTTCCGGAATGCTTGTGACGTTGAAACTTAACAACATGGTTCTTGCTGATGATGTTTCTTCACCCGTGTCTTTCCCATCTCTCAAGAAACTGAGTCTTGATAACATCAAATACCCAGGCGGTGACAAATATGTCAACAGGCTTTTATCCAATTGTCCTCTTCTTGAAGACTTGCATGTGGACCGATGGACTGACGACAACGTTACCGTTTTCAACGTTAGAGTGCCTTCTCTAAAGATTTTATATATGCGTGATATCAAAGATAGCTACGGTGGAGAAATGTTAGTGATAGATGCTCCTTCTCTGGAGACGTTTACTATTGACGATTCTTCAGGGGTTTGTGTCGTCAAGAATCAAATGCCTAACATTGTAACGGCAGATTTTGACTTTTTCGATAGTCGTTCTTGGAAGATTCTGAGTTCTATAACCCAAGTCAAGGATCTCTGTTTATGTTTATCATTCCCAAGA AATGCATATCCTAATGGTTGGGTCTTCCACCGTCTGGTGAATTTTAAGCTATGCAGATGTAAGCCACTGTGGTTGAACCTACTTATGTGTGTGCTCAGAGATTCTCCTAAATTACGAACTCTCAAACTTTATCAG AAACAAGGCTATCAGGCTCATCAACCGAACCCGATCTGGAGTGAACTGAGCTTAGTTCCCGAATGTTTGTTAACGAGTCTAGAAACTCTGGAATGGACAAACTATGAAggaacaaaagaagagaaagaagtggTGGAATTTATCTTAAGAAACGGTCGCTGTCTAAAGAAGGTGACTATCTCCTCTAAACCCACCGACTCAGACAAGAAACTGGAGATGATCAAGGAGTTGGCATTGTCGTTCAGGCGTTCGCCGGTTTGTCAGCTTGTATTCGACTGA